Sequence from the Bacillus thuringiensis genome:
GAACAAAATATAAGTAGTGAAGATGCATTTCTCGTTACGAAACTGCGAGAAGCAGGAGCAGTGATAATAGGAAAAACAAATATGACAGAATTAGCAAATGCAATGTCATTTGAAATGTGGGCTGGATATAGTGCAAGAGGTGGACAAACAATCAATCCTTACGGTACAGGTGAGGATGATATGTTTGTTGGTGGCTCAAGTACAGGATCTGCCATAGCGGTTGCGGCTAACTTTACAGTAGTCTCGGTTGGAACAGAAACAGATGGTTCTATTTTGAGTCCAGCTGTTCAAAACTCTGTAGTCGGTATTAAACCGACTGTTGGTCTAATTAGTCGTAGAGGTATTATTCCGTTCACATATTCGCAAGATACAGCCGGCCCATTTGCTAGAACAGTAACAGATGTCGCTATTTTACTAGGGGGGTTAACTGGGATAGATGAGAGAGATATAGCTACTCGTAAAAGTGAAGGGATAGCAGAACATGATTATACAAAGTATCTGGATGATAATGGTTTAAATGGAGCAAAGATTGGTGTATATAGCAATGCACCAAAAGATTATTATGAATCTGGTGAGTATGATGATAAATTGTTTAAGGAAACGATTCAAGTATTACGTAGTGAGGGAGCGATAGTAGTAGAGGATATTAATATTCCGTCTTTTCATAGAGAATGGAGCTGGGATGTATCGCACTATGAATTAAAGCATAGTTTAGATAACTACCTTTCGAAATTACCTTCTACTGTTCCAGTACATTCTATTTCAGAGTTAATGGAGTTTAATGAAAATATAGCAGAAAGAGCTTTGAAATATGGACAAACTAAGTTGGAGAGAAGAAAAGATGTTCCTAATACATTAAGAAATCCAGAATATTTAAATGCAAGATTAGAAGATATATATTTTTCTCAAGAACAAGGCATTGATTTTGCAATGGAAAAATATAATCTTGATGCGATTCTGTTCCCTTCTTATATAGGCTCCACTATATGTGCGAAAGCAGGTTATCCGTCTATAGCAATACCTGCAGGATATATGGAGAACGGAAGACCTTTTGGGATTACTCTTGCAAGTACGGCTTTTAGTGAAGGAATATTAATTAAGGTAGCATATGCATTTGAACAAGCGACAAAACATAGAAAAATTCCGGGTTTGTCATAAATAGAATATACAAAAAGGACAGGAATGCCTGTCCTTTTTGCTTTATTGATTACATTGAAATATCTTTTCGATCTGTCTTATGATATTTTAATAGGCTAAAAGATAAACAAGCAGAACATAAAATAAGAAAAGAAGCGATGATATAAATTGTACGAACACCGAACATATCAGTAATAATGCCAACGCTAAGCATAGAAAGACCAGAAGCTGTCGAGAGGAGTGCACCATGAGCTGTATACATTTTTGACAATAAAGTAGGGGCAACACTTGATTGCAGCACTGTCGTTTGAGAAATATCTCTAATTTGATAACATGGACCCATTAGAACACATAGAAAAAGCGCAATAAACCCACTACTCGTCATACCATATAAAAATGTAAGAAGACTAAACAGAAGAGAGCCTATCGCCATGGAGCGTATTAAATTGTTTTGAATGTATGTACTCATTTTCCACGCTAATAGCCCGCCAATTAACGTCCCAACATAATAACTTGTATTAATATATCCCCACCATTCTTCTCCTTTATGAAGAACAGTTGTTACATAAGCTATCGTAATAGCGCCGATCCATATTGTCCCTGCGAATGTTTCCATTAAGTCCATACATGTAACTGTACGGAGAGCAGGATTTTGAAATAAGAGTTTCCAACCTTCCAATAAAGCGGCGCCTTTTGAAGAAGAAGGCTCTATTACTCGTTCAGTATGTATGGAACGTAATGAAACGTGTAGTGCAACAAATCCGAAAATCATCAAAATGTTATTTATCATGAGTGTAGAAGTAGCGCCGATAAGAAGAACAATAACACTTGTAAATGAATAAGCAGCGGCTTGCGCAATTTGTATGGAAAAGGAAAAAATACTATTTACTTTTACTAAATTTTCTTGTGGTGTAAGGCGGGGGAGAATACTGTATAGTAATGGAGCGCTCCAACCACTACATAATGAAATGAAAAAAATGAAAAAGAATAGTGCTACAATGTTTGTGGAAAGGACCGGGAATAATATCATTAATAAAAATAATAGAGCAGTTTTTGACCATTGTAGTGTAAACAGTAATGAATAAGACGGAAAACGATTCATTATAAGTGGTGAAGATGTATTTGCTATAAGATTTGTAATAACTTGTAATAATGGAAAGAGAGCAGTTAATGTAGCTGACTTAGTTGTGATATACATATGAGTTGTAATAATCATTACGTATACGATGTCAGCGAGAGTAATGCATATTTTCGATCCTAAATAGTAAGTTAATGAACGAGTTTGCAATAAGCACACCACCTTCCTAGAAAGTAATATTTTAGTAGTTATAATAAGTATAAATTAAAAAATAAATTTTGAAAGAATTAAATTTTTTGTCACTTTTTGAAAGGGAATTTCATGTATAATGAAGAATATATTAATATAGTATTTTAATAATACTCATTGTAACAGTGAATATGTACAATAGCTTGTAGTAAGAGCCCACGTATTAGAAAGGGCGGATAAACCATTCTTTTCTTCATATACATATAGAAAATGAGAAAGAAAGTGAGGGTTGCATATGGCTGCTTGGGTAATTTGGTTTATAATAGCTGGTATTTTATTTATTGCAGAAATGTTGTCGATTACGTTTTACATGCTTTGGCTTGGAATTGGAGCTGTTGTCGGAGGTCTTATTGCTTTATTTGCTCCTGAAGCACTACTGTTACAAGTTGTTGCTGGTGCGATTGTAAGTTTAACATTGACTTTCTTTACGAAAAGAATTTCAAAAAACTTTCGAGAAGCAAAAGGTTTTACTGATACAGTAGATTTGCTTGTCGGTAAAAAAGGTATTATTATGCGAGCGATTACAAAAGAAGCGAATGGTATTGTGAAGGTGGATGGAGATACTTGGACAGCTATTGCAGATGATCCAATTGATGCTGGAGAAAAGGTTATTGTTATAAAGAGGCATAGTACTATATTACAAGTGAAAAAGGAGAGTGAATAAATATGGTAGTAGGATTAACATTAACCATTATTTTCGCACTAATTGTTGTTACATTTATCGCATTAACAATTAAGATTATTCCGCAGCAAAAAGTTGGAGTCGTTGAAAGGTTTGGTAAGTTTCAACGTATTATGCAGCCAGGATTAAATTTATTAATACCAATTGTGGATCGCGTTCGTGTATATCACGACTTACGTATTCAACAAACGAATGTACCACCGCAGAAGGTAATTACGAAAGATAATGTACAAGTAGAAATTGATACAATTATTTTCTATCAAATTGTGGAACCAGAACTTGCGACATATGGTATTTCGAACTATGAATATGGTGTTCGTAACATTACTTCTGCAACGATGCGTCAAATTATTGGTAAAATGGAACTTGATGAAACATTATCTGGTCGTGAAAAAATTTCAACAGAAATTCGCTTAGCGCTTGATGAAGCAACAGAAAAATGGGGCGTTCGTATTGAACGTGTTGAAGTAGTAGATATTAACCCACCAAAAGATGTGCAAGCATCAATGGAAAAACAAATGAAAGCAGAACGTAATAAACGTGCGATTATTTTAGAGGCTGAAGCTGCAAAACAAGATAAAGTCCTTCGTGCTGAAGGGGAAAAGCAAAGTAAAATCTTAATGGCTGAAGGTGATAAAGAAGCACGTATTCGAGAAGCTGAAGGTATAAAGGAAGCAAAAGAACTAGAAGCGCAAGGGGAAGCAAGAGCGATTGAGGAAATTGCAAAAGCAGAACAAAATCGAATTGAATTACTTCGTGCAGCAGATTTAGATGAACGCGTACTTGCTTATAAATCATTTGAATCATTGATTGAGGTTGCAAAAGGGCCAGCAAATAAAGTCTTTATTCCGTCTAATGCAATTGAAACACTTGGTACTCTCGGGGCAATTGGAGAAATCTTTAAAGAAAAACAAGCGAAGAAATTGCCTTCTTCAGATACACCAAAAGAACAATAAGAGTGAAAAAGAGAAATGGGATGCCATTTCTCTTTTTATTTTCATCATTGTTTTAATTTATATATTAAATAGGTGAGGAACGGGAGACCGTTCCTTTTTCATATTCACTAAAAAATTTTTAAGATTTCATAATATGAAATAAAGGTGATTCTGTAAGAAATAAAATTGATATAATAATTGAAAATTCAGTCATCTAGTGGGGTTTCTAGACTTTTTATTATATTATTATTGGAAATTGGAGGGGAAAGAATGGCAATTAGAACAGGGGAACAGTATATTGAAGGATTGAGAAAAAGAAATCCTGAAATTTGGATTGGAGGAAGAAAAGTAACGGATGTAGTAAATGAAGATGTTTTTCGTGAACCAATTTTACAAATTGCGAACTTATATGATATGCAGCACAATCCAGAATATCAAGATAAGATTACTCATATATGCGAAGAGACAGGAGAAAGGGTATCTAATGCATTTTTAGTACCGAAAAATTATGAAGATTTAAAAGTACGCCGTGAATTATTTGAAGTGTGGGCAAAAGCTACTTATGGTTTAATGGGTAGAACACCTGACTTTTTAAATGTAACGGTTACTTCGATGGCAAGTAATTCGTGGTTTTTTGAGAAGTTTAATCCAGAATGGGGAGCGAATATAAAAAATTATTATAAACATATAAGGGATAATGATTTGTTTTTAACACACGCAATTATTAATCCACAAAATGATCGGAGTAAGGCTTCCCATCAACAAGAAGATGAAACGATGCATTTAGGGGTAGTAAGTGAAACAGCGGAAGGGATGTATGTTAGTGGTGCTAAAATGTTAGCGACACTGGCGCCGATTACGGATGAGGTAATAATATATTCCTATCCAAGCTTTAGGCCAGGTGATGAACGTCATGCAATTTCTTTTGCAGTTCCAATTGACGCACCAGGTCTAAGAATTCTATGTCGTGAGCCAATGCAAGATGGAAAACGATCTCTATTTGATCATCCACTTGCATCAAGGTTTGAGGAAATGGATGCATTACTAGTATTTCATAATGTGTTTATCCCGTGGGATAAAGTATTTATTTATCAAAGTGTGGAAGCTGGGAATCAATTGTATCCTAAAACCGGAATTGGTCATCAACCAGCGCATCAATCTGGGGTAAGAGGGTTAGTAAAACTATCTTTTGCTGCTGAAGTAGCTATGAAATTAGCAGATTCGATTGGCGTAGATGGGTTTTTAAATGTACAAAACCAGTTAGCAGAGCTTATGCAAGATGTCGAAACGATACGTGCTCTCCTGCAAGTAGCTGAATATGAGTATGAAACGAATTCATATGGAGAAGTTATTCCTGCGAGGTTGCCGCTTGATACGATACGCAGTTTATTACCTAAGATGTATCCACGGGCTATTGAAATTATTCAAACTATAGGTGCTGGTGGATTATTAATGTCACCGACAGGTGCTGATTTTATGAATCCCGAGATTCATGATGATATGCAAAAGTATTATATCGGGCGTGAAGGAGTATCCTCTGAGGAACGGGTTCGTTTGTTTAAATTAGCATGGGACTTATGTGGTGAGGCTTTTGGACAACGGTTATTACAATATGAGCGTTATTATTCTGGAGATCCGGTGCGTAAAATGGGAATGTTTTATAATGCGTACAAAAAACAACAAACTTTTTCACTTGTGAACAATGCATTGCAATCGAGTTCATCTGAAGGAGCTTTAAGTTAAGTGAAAAAATGTTTACGCTTACATTTTTATTTGAAATAGGAAGGAGCAATAGATGAAAACAAGAATTTTACTGTTAGGATGTAAATCTACTTATATTTTTAACAATATCTAAAACTTGAGAACTGTAACTGAAATAGGGGAGGTAAATGATTTGATCGCTTCTATCAGTAAAATTTGCAAAATTCTAAATTGTTTTACGAGTGATGAGCCTGTGCTAGGTAATTCGGAAATAGCGGAAAAGCTAAATATGAATGCAAGTACGGTTCACCATCTTGTTCGTACGTTGTGTGCAGAAGGAATGCTCATACAAGATGAGCAAAGAAAATATAGATTAGGTTGGAAATTGTTAGAGTGGGGAAATCAAGTCATGTTTCAGCAAGAGATTTATAGTGGAGCGATTCCACTTGTTGAAGAGCTTGTAAGAAATTTTAGTGGCACCGTGCACATCGGTATGTTTGATCGTGGTGATGTTGTATTTATATTGAAAGTTTCATCAAAGGAGTCCGTTCAAATTTCAACACATGTTGGATCAAGAGAACCTGCGTATTGTACAAGCACAGGGAAAGTATTGCTTTCATTTCATTCATCTCCCTTAGAATATACTTCAGAAAAAGGGCTTTTACCGAAAGCGCCTAATACAATTACTTGCGTCAAACAATTCCAGACAGAGTTACAGAAGATTCGTAAACAAGGTTATTCAATTAGTGATAACGAAAATGAGCATGGTCTTTATGGGATTGCAGCTCCTATTCGATCTTATACTGGGAGAACCATTGCGGCGCTTAATATTGTTGGACCTATATCGTATATGCAAGGAAGTAACCGTGAAATCATAATTCAAAGTGTAATGAATACGGCAAATTTGATTTCCAAGGAATTTGGTTATTTGGAAATTTAACTTTAGAAGAAAAGAGATGAGTATCATTTATATACATGAGCAGTGTATACCTGAATTAACGAAATCTATTGTTTCAATTGGAGCATTTGATGGTGTGCATAAAGGTCATCAAGCTGTAATTAAAAATGCGGTTGAGAAGACAAAAGCATTAAAGATAACAAATGTTGTGTATACATTTGATCCACCACCACGCTCATATTTTCAAGGTGCGCAAGTATTAACGCCTATTGATGAGAAGGTGAAACGTATTCAAAATCTTGGTGTTGAACATGTGATTGTAATTCAGTTTGATGAGTCTTATTTAACAAAAAGCGCGAGTTGCTTTATTCAAGATATAAAAAGGTTAAGCCCTGTAGAAATTTTTATTGGTCAAGATTTTAGGTTTGGAAAAAATCGTGAGGGAAATATTGAGCTGCTAAGAGAACACTTCAACATTTCTATAGTGAAAGATGTTTGCTGTGATGAAGGTGAGCGAATATCTTCAACGAGAATTAGAGATTATGTCTACCATGGGGATTTGCAAAAGTCTAGCTCTTTACTCGGTTGGTCTTTTTAAAACGATATAAATGAAAAGGAATCATGAGGAGGAAATAATATGTCTAAAACATTGCAATCTTTTAATTTACTAAAATGGATTGATGAGAATAAGGAGTTATTGAAGCCACCAGTAAATAACAAAGTTATTTGGCAAGATTCAGAGTTTATCGCCATGATATTAGGTGGTCCAAATAGAAGACGTGATTTCCACGTAGATCCTTCAGATGAATTTTTCTATCAAATTAAAGGTGAATGTTATGTGGAATGTATTACAGAGGAAGGTAAGCGGGAAGTCGTCACAGTAAAAGAAGGGGATGTATTTATGCTACCAGCTATGGTGCCGCATTCACCACATCGCGTCGCTAACACATATGGGCTCGTAATTGAAAGAAAACGTAGCCAAGGAGAACTTGAGGATTTCGTTTGGTTCTGTGACGAGTGTAATCATGAAATGCATCGTGTACGTGTCCAATTAAATGATATTGAAAAACAAGTAAAAGAAGCGATTCATAGTTTTAATTCAAATAAAGAAATTCGAGCATGTAAAAACTGCGGTCATATTATGCCAGAGGAAGTGGAGGAATGGAAGTGCGAATAGATTTTCATACACATATTATTCCTGAAACTTTTCCAGATTTTGAAGAGAAGTTTGGTGGCGGTCGTTGGCCGATATTAAATCGGACTTGTACATGTGGTGCAAGTATTATGGTTGGAGGTAAAAATTTTCGTGACGTGACAGACCAAGTATGGTGTCCTAAGAAAAGAATTGAAGATATGGATCGTGAAGGTGTTGATATTCAAGTTTTATCGCCAATCCCAGTTACATTTTCATATTGGGCAAAACCAGAGGAAGCTGAAAGTATGGCACGTATTCAAAATGATTTTATTGCAGAAACAGTTTTAGCATATCCAGATCGTTTTGTAGGGTTAGGAACGGTTCCGATGCAAGATGGAGAAACTGCAATTCGTGAAATGGAGCGTTGCATAACGGAATTAAATTTACATGGTATTGAAATTGGTACAAATGTAAATGGTAAAAATTTAGATGACCCATCGTTTATTGAATTCTTTCGAATGGCTGAAAAATGGCAAGTTCCAATTTTTATTCATCCATGGGAGACATTAGGGCGGGATAGAATGCCACATCATAATTTTATGTACACAGTAGGGATGCCGAGTGAAACGGCACTTGCGGCAGCTACATTAATATGGAGTGGGATAATGGAGAAGTTTCCACGGCTAAAGGTTTGTTTTGCGCATGGCGGCGGATCTTTCCCATATATTTTGCCAAGGTTAGATCAAGGCTGGAAAGTATGGCCGCATTTACGATTGACTACGCATCCTCCTAGTTATTATGCAAAGAAATTTTATTTTGATTCTTTAAATTATGATCCTATTAATTTGAAATATATGATTGAAAGATTTGGGCATGAAAAGATTTTCATGGGTTCAGATTATCCGTTTTTATTGCGAGAAGTTGACCCGGGAAAGGTGATTGATGAAACAGCCAGTTTATCAGAGGAACAAAAGGCAGCGATGCTTGGGGGAAATGCTGCGGAATTTTTAAATATTGATATAAAAAAACGAGGTGTAGCATATGCAGAGAGTACAAACACCTGAGGATAAACTAAGTGAATTGGGAATTACACTACCAGCTATTCGCCCAGCAGTTGGAAATTATGTTAGTTGTGTAAGAGTAGGTAACTTACTATTTACTGCTGGACAAGGTGTAGATGAGTATCACGGGAAATTAGGAAAAGATATTTCCATTGATGAAGGATATAAAGCGGCAAGGCAATCGATGTTGAATTTGTTAAGTGTTGTGAGAAATGAACTAGGTGATTTAAATAAGGTAAAACGAATTGTAAAAATACTTGGTTTTGTAAATAGTACAGAAGATTTTATTAATCAGCCAAAAGTAATGAACGGGGCATCGGATGTATTAGTAGATATTTTTGGAGAAAAAGGAAAACATGCTCGTTCTGCAGTCGGTATGGCTCAGTTACCTAATAATACAACAATTGAAATTGAGATGGTTTTAGAAATTGAGGAATAGGAGGTAAAGAAGATGAACAAAGAATTATTAGCTGACAAACTAAAAGTGAAAGATGCGAAATTGTTTATTGATGGACAATACGTGGATTCTGTATGTGGTGAAACGTTTGATACATTCAATCCAGCGACGAATAGAAAGCTTGCATCTATTGCAAAGGCAAATGAAGAGGACACCAAAAGAGCAATTGATGTGGCAGAACGTACATTTAAAAGCGGCATTTGGAGTAAAATGCCTGTGGAAGAGCGATCGAATATTTTATGCAAAATGTCGGATTTGATTATGGAAAGAGTGGAGGAACTAGCTTATATAGAAACTCTGGATGTTGGAAAACCGATTAAAGAAAGTAAAGGATTCGATATACCACGTTCGGCTCATAATTTTCGCTTCTTTGCTGAAATGGCTAAATATATGGTGCACGAGCACTATGACAAACATAATTTTATGTCATATGCAAAGTATGCTCCTGCGGGAGTGACAAGTTTAATCATTCCTTGGAATTTGCCATTCATGCAAATGACGTGGAAAGCATCAGCGGCACTTGCTTCTGGTAATACTGTTGTTGTCAAACCGGCCTCTTATACTCCGTTAAGTGCAGTTATGCTTGGTGAAATTGCAAATGATGCAGGACTACCACCAGGTGTACTTAATATTATTACAGGTCCAGGAAATACTGTCGGGACAAAAATGACAACACATCCAGCTATTAGAAGAATTTCATTTGTTGGAGAAAGTAATACAGGCAAGACAATTATGCGTAATGCATCAGAGAACTTAATACCTGTTTCATTAGAATTAGGAGGTAAATCAGCAAATATCGTATTTGAAGATGCGGATTTAGATGAAGCAGTACAAGGCTCAATTGAAGCTATTTATCGGAATCAAGGAGAAATTTGTTTAGCTGGTTCAAGATTACTTGTGCAAGAAAGTGTATATGAACAGTTTTTAGAGAAATTTGTAGCGGCTGTAAAAAGAATAAAAGTTGGAGATCCTCTTTCTGAAGATACAGATATGGGAGCGCTTGTATCCAAATCTCATTTAGAAACAGTTGATAGTTATGTAGAAATAGGAATTTCAGAAGGGGCAAAATTAGCCTATGGTGGAAAAAGAGTAGAGAGTCTAGTAGAAGGAAACTTTTATGAACCTACTATTCTATATGATGTTGATAACAGTATGCGTGTAGCACAGGAAGAGATATTTGGTCCAGTTCTAGTTGTTATTCCATTTAAAACGGAGGAGGATGCAATTCGCATTGCGAATGATTCCATTTATGGACTAGCTGGAGTTGTTTGGACAAATGATCTTAGACGAGCGCAACGGGTGGTTTCACAAATTGATTCAGGTTTACTATGGATTAATTGTTGGTATGTCCGAGATTTACGTACTCCATTTGGAGGTTCGAAGGCAAGTGGAATTGGTAGAGAAGGTGGACGTCATAGTTTCGAATTTTATACGGAGGCTAAGACGGTAACGATGAAATTATAAGGATAATATTTTAACTTAACATACAAAAAAGCTCCCATCGAATGTTTATGAAAATAAGTAGATGGGTGGGGGCTAGTTACACTGTAAAGGATTGAGGATATATAAATTAGAAAAATGGGGTGAGAGCAATTGTTAATTAAAGAATTAGCTGATGAACTATTACAGGCTGAAGATTCACGTATAGGGATACCTCCTTTTACTGAAAGATATGCTAATTTATCTGTTGAGGATGCTTATAATATTCAGCTTGAAGTAGTAGAAAGAAAGCTGGAGAACGGGCGTTATGTAATCGGAAAGAAAGTTGGACTTACGAGTGTTGCGATGCAGCAGATGCTTGGGGTAAATGAACCAGATTATGGACATTTGTTAGATGACATGAAGATAGAAAATGGGAGTACAATCTCAATTAGTTCTTTTGTATCTCCGAAAATAGAAGCGGAAATAGGATTTGTTTTAGAGAAGGATTTAAAAGGGCCTAATATTACATACATTGATGTACTGATGGCAACAAAGTATGTTGTACCTACACTTGAAATAATTGACAGTCGTATTGCTGACTGGAAAATTAAATTGGTCGATACAGTAGCGGATAATGGCTCGTCAGCAAAAGTTGTAATTGGTAATACATTCTCTAGCATTGATAAAGTAGATTTACGTACAACTGGAATGACACTTTATAAAAATAATAGTTTAATTGCAACGGGTGCTGGCGCGGCCGCATTAGGGCATCCTGCACAAGCTATTGCTTGGTTAGCTAATAAACTACATGAATTTAATATTGGATTAAAAGCAGGAGAGTTAATTTTACCAGGTGCGTTATCTGGTGCAGTCTCAGTGAATAGTAAAGATAGCATTCAAGCTGACTTCGGTTCACTCGGATCGGTTTCTGTTACATTCATATAGGTTAAAGTATTACGAAAAGGGGGGATAGGTGTGCAGAAAGTAAAGGCGGCTATAATTGGGTCAGGTAATATTGGTACGGATTTAATGTATAAATTAAGAAAAAGTGGAGTCATAGAGCTCAATGCCATGATTGGAATAGATTCAGAATCGGATGGTTTAAAGAGAGCGAAAGAAGCCGGATACGAGGTTTTTGATAATGGAATACAAGCAATTATTGATAATCCAAGCTTAGCTGATATTGTATTTGATGCAACCTCAGCTAAATCACATAGTTATCATGCGAAAATGTTAGAAGAGCTTGGGAAAATAGTAATTGACTTAACTCCCGCTGCATATGGGCCATTTGTTTGTCCTGCTATTCGAAATAATGATTTTTTAGATAAGCAAAACGTTAATATGATTACGTGCGGGGGACAAGCAACGATCCCGATTGTTCATGCTATTAATGAGGTGGCAAATGTTACATATGCAGAGATAGTTGCTACAATTTCCAGTTTAAGTGCAGGACCAGGTACAAGGGCAAATATCGATGAATTTACAATTACGACAAAGCGTGGAATTGAAGAAATTGGCGGAGCTGACAAGGGGAAGGCGATAATTATTTTAAACCCTGCAGAGCCACCTATATTAATGAGAGATACAGTA
This genomic interval carries:
- the nbaC gene encoding 3-hydroxyanthranilate 3,4-dioxygenase, which gives rise to MSKTLQSFNLLKWIDENKELLKPPVNNKVIWQDSEFIAMILGGPNRRRDFHVDPSDEFFYQIKGECYVECITEEGKREVVTVKEGDVFMLPAMVPHSPHRVANTYGLVIERKRSQGELEDFVWFCDECNHEMHRVRVQLNDIEKQVKEAIHSFNSNKEIRACKNCGHIMPEEVEEWKCE
- a CDS encoding FAD synthetase family protein; protein product: MSIIYIHEQCIPELTKSIVSIGAFDGVHKGHQAVIKNAVEKTKALKITNVVYTFDPPPRSYFQGAQVLTPIDEKVKRIQNLGVEHVIVIQFDESYLTKSASCFIQDIKRLSPVEIFIGQDFRFGKNREGNIELLREHFNISIVKDVCCDEGERISSTRIRDYVYHGDLQKSSSLLGWSF
- a CDS encoding 4-hydroxyphenylacetate 3-hydroxylase family protein; this translates as MAIRTGEQYIEGLRKRNPEIWIGGRKVTDVVNEDVFREPILQIANLYDMQHNPEYQDKITHICEETGERVSNAFLVPKNYEDLKVRRELFEVWAKATYGLMGRTPDFLNVTVTSMASNSWFFEKFNPEWGANIKNYYKHIRDNDLFLTHAIINPQNDRSKASHQQEDETMHLGVVSETAEGMYVSGAKMLATLAPITDEVIIYSYPSFRPGDERHAISFAVPIDAPGLRILCREPMQDGKRSLFDHPLASRFEEMDALLVFHNVFIPWDKVFIYQSVEAGNQLYPKTGIGHQPAHQSGVRGLVKLSFAAEVAMKLADSIGVDGFLNVQNQLAELMQDVETIRALLQVAEYEYETNSYGEVIPARLPLDTIRSLLPKMYPRAIEIIQTIGAGGLLMSPTGADFMNPEIHDDMQKYYIGREGVSSEERVRLFKLAWDLCGEAFGQRLLQYERYYSGDPVRKMGMFYNAYKKQQTFSLVNNALQSSSSEGALS
- a CDS encoding IclR family transcriptional regulator translates to MIASISKICKILNCFTSDEPVLGNSEIAEKLNMNASTVHHLVRTLCAEGMLIQDEQRKYRLGWKLLEWGNQVMFQQEIYSGAIPLVEELVRNFSGTVHIGMFDRGDVVFILKVSSKESVQISTHVGSREPAYCTSTGKVLLSFHSSPLEYTSEKGLLPKAPNTITCVKQFQTELQKIRKQGYSISDNENEHGLYGIAAPIRSYTGRTIAALNIVGPISYMQGSNREIIIQSVMNTANLISKEFGYLEI
- a CDS encoding SPFH domain-containing protein, which encodes MVVGLTLTIIFALIVVTFIALTIKIIPQQKVGVVERFGKFQRIMQPGLNLLIPIVDRVRVYHDLRIQQTNVPPQKVITKDNVQVEIDTIIFYQIVEPELATYGISNYEYGVRNITSATMRQIIGKMELDETLSGREKISTEIRLALDEATEKWGVRIERVEVVDINPPKDVQASMEKQMKAERNKRAIILEAEAAKQDKVLRAEGEKQSKILMAEGDKEARIREAEGIKEAKELEAQGEARAIEEIAKAEQNRIELLRAADLDERVLAYKSFESLIEVAKGPANKVFIPSNAIETLGTLGAIGEIFKEKQAKKLPSSDTPKEQ
- a CDS encoding amidohydrolase family protein gives rise to the protein MEVRIDFHTHIIPETFPDFEEKFGGGRWPILNRTCTCGASIMVGGKNFRDVTDQVWCPKKRIEDMDREGVDIQVLSPIPVTFSYWAKPEEAESMARIQNDFIAETVLAYPDRFVGLGTVPMQDGETAIREMERCITELNLHGIEIGTNVNGKNLDDPSFIEFFRMAEKWQVPIFIHPWETLGRDRMPHHNFMYTVGMPSETALAAATLIWSGIMEKFPRLKVCFAHGGGSFPYILPRLDQGWKVWPHLRLTTHPPSYYAKKFYFDSLNYDPINLKYMIERFGHEKIFMGSDYPFLLREVDPGKVIDETASLSEEQKAAMLGGNAAEFLNIDIKKRGVAYAESTNT
- a CDS encoding NfeD family protein → MAAWVIWFIIAGILFIAEMLSITFYMLWLGIGAVVGGLIALFAPEALLLQVVAGAIVSLTLTFFTKRISKNFREAKGFTDTVDLLVGKKGIIMRAITKEANGIVKVDGDTWTAIADDPIDAGEKVIVIKRHSTILQVKKESE
- a CDS encoding amidase family protein — encoded protein: MEIQFNTLLQKELTIHDIQKAMAAGQLTSKELVMYYLHRIAKYDQDGPKINSILEINPDAIFIAEALDCERKTKGVRGPLHGVPVLLKDNIETNDSMHTSAGTIALEQNISSEDAFLVTKLREAGAVIIGKTNMTELANAMSFEMWAGYSARGGQTINPYGTGEDDMFVGGSSTGSAIAVAANFTVVSVGTETDGSILSPAVQNSVVGIKPTVGLISRRGIIPFTYSQDTAGPFARTVTDVAILLGGLTGIDERDIATRKSEGIAEHDYTKYLDDNGLNGAKIGVYSNAPKDYYESGEYDDKLFKETIQVLRSEGAIVVEDINIPSFHREWSWDVSHYELKHSLDNYLSKLPSTVPVHSISELMEFNENIAERALKYGQTKLERRKDVPNTLRNPEYLNARLEDIYFSQEQGIDFAMEKYNLDAILFPSYIGSTICAKAGYPSIAIPAGYMENGRPFGITLASTAFSEGILIKVAYAFEQATKHRKIPGLS
- a CDS encoding RidA family protein; this encodes MQRVQTPEDKLSELGITLPAIRPAVGNYVSCVRVGNLLFTAGQGVDEYHGKLGKDISIDEGYKAARQSMLNLLSVVRNELGDLNKVKRIVKILGFVNSTEDFINQPKVMNGASDVLVDIFGEKGKHARSAVGMAQLPNNTTIEIEMVLEIEE
- a CDS encoding MFS transporter, translating into MQTRSLTYYLGSKICITLADIVYVMIITTHMYITTKSATLTALFPLLQVITNLIANTSSPLIMNRFPSYSLLFTLQWSKTALLFLLMILFPVLSTNIVALFFFIFFISLCSGWSAPLLYSILPRLTPQENLVKVNSIFSFSIQIAQAAAYSFTSVIVLLIGATSTLMINNILMIFGFVALHVSLRSIHTERVIEPSSSKGAALLEGWKLLFQNPALRTVTCMDLMETFAGTIWIGAITIAYVTTVLHKGEEWWGYINTSYYVGTLIGGLLAWKMSTYIQNNLIRSMAIGSLLFSLLTFLYGMTSSGFIALFLCVLMGPCYQIRDISQTTVLQSSVAPTLLSKMYTAHGALLSTASGLSMLSVGIITDMFGVRTIYIIASFLILCSACLSFSLLKYHKTDRKDISM